One region of Haladaptatus cibarius D43 genomic DNA includes:
- a CDS encoding N-acetylmuramoyl-L-alanine amidase codes for MHETRRTILKTIGAVAGAGAISGQTSAKKAMRLPAAKPEMAWAPADESNYSEAERESDLDIRWFIVHVAQGEADWTVDWFQNPDANASTHYVADHGTGDLTQMLAEEDIGWHGGNWPYNQHSLGIEHSGWVNETEYTDELYEASAKIVRWSATEFDFPKRVRRYDIAPCDAKDGEGGVIGHNQIPNPNDCTKPGGISGHYDPGSLWNWGRYEGFIRRWDVESGENAVVLSDGAVYHGPDEHAKTMAVPSGAVGTATGNVLVRKGIQWYKLDFNGTPGWVAADDVLYARFDAGLSVETTSDLSVRAEPSGERLGVVPEGTAGVVTDGPVDIGGYRWWKVNYDGSQTGWSADYWLTAE; via the coding sequence ATGCACGAAACAAGACGGACGATTCTCAAGACGATTGGCGCTGTCGCGGGTGCAGGCGCGATTTCCGGCCAGACGAGTGCAAAGAAAGCAATGCGACTTCCAGCGGCGAAGCCCGAGATGGCGTGGGCACCGGCGGACGAATCGAACTACAGCGAGGCAGAACGCGAGTCCGACCTCGACATTCGGTGGTTTATCGTTCACGTCGCGCAGGGCGAAGCAGACTGGACGGTCGATTGGTTCCAAAATCCGGATGCAAACGCGAGCACGCACTACGTCGCAGACCACGGAACGGGCGACCTCACGCAGATGTTGGCCGAAGAGGACATCGGCTGGCACGGCGGAAACTGGCCGTACAACCAGCATTCGCTCGGCATCGAACACTCCGGGTGGGTCAACGAGACGGAGTACACCGACGAACTGTACGAGGCCTCCGCGAAAATCGTCCGATGGTCTGCGACCGAGTTCGACTTCCCGAAGCGCGTCCGTCGCTACGACATCGCGCCCTGCGACGCGAAAGACGGCGAGGGTGGCGTTATCGGCCACAACCAAATTCCGAACCCGAACGACTGCACGAAACCGGGCGGCATCAGCGGCCACTACGACCCCGGCTCGCTGTGGAACTGGGGTCGCTACGAGGGGTTCATCCGACGCTGGGACGTGGAATCCGGCGAAAACGCCGTCGTCCTCTCGGATGGCGCGGTTTATCACGGCCCGGACGAACACGCGAAAACGATGGCGGTTCCCTCGGGAGCGGTCGGCACAGCCACCGGAAACGTTCTCGTCCGCAAGGGAATCCAGTGGTACAAACTCGACTTCAACGGTACTCCCGGGTGGGTCGCTGCGGACGACGTACTCTACGCGCGATTCGATGCTGGATTGTCAGTGGAGACGACTTCCGACCTCAGTGTCAGAGCAGAACCGAGCGGGGAACGACTCGGCGTCGTTCCAGAAGGAACTGCAGGAGTCGTCACAGACGGCCCGGTCGATATCGGTGGCTATCGCTGGTGGAAGGTGAACTACGACGGCAGTCAGACTGGATGGTCTGCCGACTACTGGCTCACAGCAGAGTAG
- a CDS encoding helicase C-terminal domain-containing protein, with the protein MNSERILDEFPAPSFRGNQQDALSDIREAFESSNDVVLVRAPTGSGKSLLARSIAGCARRVEDADPSDATGSYYTTPQVSQLDDVASDDLLDDLKIIRGKRNYSCILPGEHDTPVDRAPCAREKGYDCSVKHRCPYFSDRAIASNREIAAMTLAYFMRTAGSEVFRKRDVVVIDEAHGLAEWAEMYATIDLNPRTVPMWDDLKIPEMTGLDRAVQYADSLSGTCSRRKDDLIAQQELTAPEAARRDRLQELISELDWFVDDYRNPDSATEWVVDQPEGKGGPITIKPMNPERYLAHTVWERGNKFALLSATILNKDAFCRQVGLDPADVALVDVGHTFPVENRPLYDVTQGKMTYEHREETLPKIARTIVKIMQAHPDEKGIVHAHSYHIQEKLTRKLREFGVGDRVRAHERDSRDADLEAWKASDDPDVFVSVKMEEALDLKGDLARWQVLCKAPFLNTSDSRVAHRLENGQWAWYYRAALRTVIQACGRVIRAPDDYGATYLTDSSLLQLFDRARTDMPDWFAEQVDRMSHPDLPEFDPGGTGGSDGGSGGGDGGKRSRNNRGGNHGSSDNRSEKSNSKSKSGYSRKRKSPMADVWDTE; encoded by the coding sequence GTGAACTCCGAGCGGATTTTGGACGAATTTCCCGCGCCCTCCTTTCGCGGCAACCAGCAGGATGCCCTCTCCGACATTCGGGAGGCTTTCGAGAGTAGCAACGACGTGGTGCTGGTTCGCGCCCCGACGGGAAGCGGAAAATCGCTCCTCGCCCGCTCGATTGCCGGGTGTGCCAGACGGGTCGAGGACGCCGACCCGAGCGACGCGACGGGGTCGTATTACACCACGCCGCAGGTGTCGCAGTTGGACGACGTGGCCAGTGACGACCTGCTGGACGATTTGAAAATCATCCGCGGCAAGCGAAACTACTCCTGTATTTTGCCGGGTGAACACGACACGCCCGTCGATAGAGCGCCCTGCGCCCGCGAGAAGGGCTACGACTGCTCGGTGAAACATCGCTGTCCGTATTTTTCCGACCGCGCCATCGCCAGCAATCGGGAGATTGCGGCGATGACGCTCGCCTACTTCATGCGAACCGCCGGCTCTGAGGTGTTCAGAAAGCGCGACGTGGTAGTTATCGACGAAGCCCACGGACTCGCGGAGTGGGCCGAGATGTACGCGACAATCGACTTGAATCCCAGAACCGTGCCGATGTGGGACGACCTGAAAATTCCGGAAATGACCGGACTGGACAGGGCGGTACAGTATGCGGACAGCCTTTCCGGAACCTGCTCGCGCAGGAAGGACGACCTCATCGCACAACAGGAACTCACCGCCCCGGAGGCGGCCCGCAGGGACCGCCTCCAAGAACTCATCTCCGAGTTGGACTGGTTCGTGGACGACTACCGGAACCCCGACAGTGCGACGGAGTGGGTCGTAGACCAACCCGAGGGGAAAGGCGGGCCGATTACCATCAAGCCGATGAACCCCGAGCGCTACCTCGCACACACCGTCTGGGAGCGCGGGAACAAGTTCGCGCTTCTCTCCGCGACGATTTTGAACAAGGATGCGTTCTGTCGGCAGGTCGGACTCGACCCTGCCGACGTTGCGCTCGTGGACGTTGGTCACACGTTTCCGGTGGAAAACCGCCCGCTCTACGACGTGACGCAGGGCAAGATGACCTACGAACACCGCGAGGAGACTCTGCCGAAAATCGCGCGAACCATCGTCAAAATCATGCAGGCACATCCCGACGAGAAGGGAATCGTCCACGCCCACTCCTATCACATTCAGGAAAAGCTAACACGAAAACTCCGCGAGTTCGGCGTCGGCGACAGAGTGCGCGCCCACGAACGCGACAGCAGGGACGCAGACCTCGAAGCGTGGAAGGCCAGCGACGACCCGGACGTGTTCGTTTCCGTGAAAATGGAAGAAGCACTCGATTTGAAGGGTGACCTCGCTCGCTGGCAAGTCCTCTGCAAAGCCCCGTTTTTGAACACCAGCGACTCGCGGGTCGCCCACCGCCTCGAAAACGGCCAGTGGGCGTGGTACTACCGGGCCGCGCTCAGAACCGTGATTCAGGCCTGCGGGCGCGTCATTCGCGCCCCGGACGATTACGGCGCGACGTATCTAACGGACTCCAGCCTCCTCCAACTGTTCGACCGCGCTCGCACCGACATGCCCGACTGGTTCGCGGAGCAAGTGGACAGGATGAGTCACCCAGACCTGCCGGAGTTCGACCCCGGTGGAACGGGCGGAAGTGATGGTGGTAGTGGTGGCGGTGATGGTGGCAAAAGGAGTCGAAACAATCGCGGCGGAAATCACGGTAGTTCCGACAATCGCAGTGAAAAATCGAACTCGAAGAGCAAATCGGGCTACTCACGCAAGCGCAAGAGTCCGATGGCGGACGTGTGGGATACAGAGTAG
- a CDS encoding DUF7561 family protein encodes MATEKCDGCGADVPIAGGIANLWNTSPQSSGGMTLEFEDGSEHFLCYACIEQLPDYPESDDVAAISTEE; translated from the coding sequence ATGGCCACCGAGAAATGCGACGGCTGTGGGGCGGATGTTCCCATCGCGGGCGGCATCGCCAACCTCTGGAACACGTCCCCGCAGTCGTCCGGCGGGATGACGTTGGAGTTCGAAGACGGGAGCGAACATTTCCTCTGTTATGCCTGTATCGAGCAGTTGCCGGACTATCCCGAATCGGACGATGTCGCGGCAATCAGCACCGAGGAGTAA
- a CDS encoding lamin tail domain-containing protein, whose amino-acid sequence MRRRTFLSALATATASAPITAHLSSEVRAASGQISPLEFHSSSSFLNTSGGELTDSSVIAVWAEDTATNNDGDGNGDATIYSSGTPIPVVTSESNVVAFGSPLVEDSTNWQNGNEEFVLNTWDDELGGSGTVLWDNGHGQYYSLGKFSNFESYAEENGYTVTGTSNLTGNLGSADAVVITSPTQSFTNSELSDLSSFVASGGTVFLHGQSDYSDYDETAKMNDIASYLGLSFRFNDDEVLDTTNNGGADFAPLTDEFNTSFDYFADRTGLGLEKDKTYTVDVTEVTDGDTATVEFSDGSTESIRILGIDTPEKPASSSAERVQEWEGIESLDYLGTWGENATTYAQGELSGKTVELSFDSEEPVRDAFGRVLGYIHYDADGSGTRDDFYNRNAVRDGFARVYGSGFGYHDSFWSAEDTARSNGTNVWGESDPENTTEIRNRAVDDLFFPTTASVVTSTGAVADSRVPVYAESTATQNGGYSYNGDIPLAAVDESANVAMLGSPLIDETYESGEGFAVDTAGYENFVFLTNLIDYLTDATGDVLIDGGHGQFAAGYALSNDDAAYYQRFLEGVGISFEQSNSLDTFDLSRWRAVVVTTPTDSFTQAEIDALCSFAADGGAVVLVGAGTAPSGARTNLNDLASGLGSDLRLNGDQVTDSSNNVNSDSAIPTTTVFDTSFPLFEAYDGSLGGGDGGDDGDGGSGELIVAEIHEDAAGHDGSNLNDEYVVFENTGSGDLDLTGWYVQDEVEKTYTFPSGFTLGAGEQVTLHTGTGTDTQTDLYWGRTGNAVWNNGGDTVFVYDDSDSQYLSESY is encoded by the coding sequence ATGCGACGACGAACATTCCTGTCCGCACTCGCAACGGCCACAGCATCAGCACCAATCACGGCTCATCTCAGCTCCGAGGTTCGGGCCGCCTCAGGCCAGATTTCGCCACTCGAATTCCACTCTTCGTCGAGCTTTCTCAACACCAGCGGCGGCGAACTGACCGACAGTTCAGTCATCGCCGTCTGGGCGGAAGACACCGCTACCAACAACGACGGCGACGGAAACGGCGACGCTACCATCTACAGTAGCGGGACGCCGATTCCGGTCGTCACGTCCGAGTCGAACGTCGTCGCCTTCGGTTCGCCCCTTGTTGAGGACAGTACCAACTGGCAGAATGGCAACGAGGAGTTCGTCCTGAACACGTGGGACGACGAACTCGGCGGTTCCGGCACCGTCCTCTGGGACAATGGCCACGGCCAGTACTACTCCCTCGGGAAGTTCTCGAACTTCGAGAGCTACGCGGAAGAGAACGGCTACACGGTTACCGGAACGAGCAATCTCACGGGGAACCTTGGTTCCGCCGATGCAGTCGTCATCACGTCGCCGACGCAGTCGTTCACCAACAGCGAACTAAGCGACCTCAGCAGTTTCGTCGCCTCCGGTGGAACCGTCTTCCTCCACGGCCAGTCCGACTACAGCGACTACGACGAGACGGCCAAGATGAACGACATTGCGAGCTATCTCGGCCTTTCGTTCCGGTTCAACGACGACGAAGTCCTCGACACGACGAACAACGGCGGCGCGGATTTCGCACCGCTCACCGACGAGTTCAACACGTCGTTCGACTACTTCGCCGACCGAACCGGACTCGGTCTTGAGAAGGACAAAACGTACACCGTCGATGTTACCGAGGTCACCGACGGCGACACCGCCACGGTGGAGTTCTCGGACGGTTCGACCGAAAGCATCCGCATCCTCGGTATCGATACGCCCGAGAAACCCGCGAGCAGTTCCGCCGAGCGCGTACAGGAGTGGGAAGGAATCGAGTCGCTCGACTACCTCGGAACGTGGGGCGAGAACGCGACGACCTACGCACAGGGCGAACTCAGTGGCAAGACGGTCGAGTTGTCCTTCGATTCGGAAGAGCCAGTCCGTGACGCCTTCGGGCGCGTCCTCGGCTACATTCACTACGACGCGGACGGCAGTGGCACCCGCGACGACTTCTACAACCGCAACGCAGTCCGCGACGGCTTTGCCCGCGTCTATGGCTCCGGATTCGGCTACCACGACAGTTTCTGGAGCGCGGAGGACACCGCACGCTCGAACGGCACCAACGTCTGGGGCGAGAGCGACCCCGAGAACACGACCGAAATCCGCAACCGCGCGGTTGACGACCTGTTCTTCCCGACGACGGCAAGCGTCGTGACTTCGACGGGCGCAGTCGCGGACTCCCGCGTTCCGGTGTACGCCGAAAGCACGGCAACCCAGAACGGCGGCTACTCCTACAACGGCGACATCCCGCTCGCGGCGGTTGACGAGTCCGCGAACGTCGCCATGCTCGGAAGCCCGCTCATCGACGAGACCTACGAGAGCGGCGAAGGCTTCGCGGTCGATACCGCCGGCTACGAGAACTTCGTCTTCCTGACGAACCTCATCGACTACCTCACCGACGCGACTGGCGACGTGCTCATCGACGGTGGCCACGGGCAGTTCGCCGCGGGCTACGCCCTGTCGAACGACGACGCCGCCTACTACCAGCGATTCCTCGAAGGCGTCGGCATCTCCTTCGAGCAGTCGAACAGCCTCGACACGTTCGACCTCTCGCGCTGGCGAGCAGTCGTCGTGACGACGCCAACCGATTCGTTCACGCAGGCCGAAATCGATGCCCTCTGCTCGTTCGCGGCGGACGGCGGCGCGGTCGTCCTCGTCGGTGCTGGCACGGCCCCATCCGGTGCCCGCACGAACCTGAACGACCTCGCGTCCGGACTCGGTTCCGACCTGCGACTCAACGGCGACCAAGTGACGGACAGTTCGAACAACGTCAACAGCGATTCTGCGATTCCGACGACCACGGTCTTCGACACCTCGTTCCCGCTCTTCGAAGCTTACGACGGTTCCCTCGGTGGGGGCGACGGTGGCGACGACGGCGACGGCGGCAGTGGCGAACTCATCGTTGCCGAAATTCACGAGGACGCGGCGGGCCACGACGGAAGCAACCTCAACGACGAGTACGTCGTCTTCGAGAACACCGGCAGCGGCGACCTCGACTTGACGGGGTGGTACGTACAGGACGAAGTCGAGAAGACGTACACCTTCCCGAGCGGTTTCACCCTCGGTGCAGGCGAGCAGGTGACGCTCCACACCGGAACCGGAACGGACACCCAGACCGACCTCTACTGGGGTCGCACCGGCAACGCAGTCTGGAACAACGGCGGCGACACCGTGTTCGTCTACGACGACAGCGACTCGCAGTATCTCAGCGAATCGTACTGA
- a CDS encoding YkgJ family cysteine cluster protein: MEVNCEGCAGCCIDWRAIAPAASDHERRGPRKPLDGSYNLVPLTREDVTSFLDAGLADALTPRLWADESGKKAQSSVEIDGVELAAIDGKPVFFVGIRKPPKPVAPFETEPMWLPTCAFLDPKTLQCRIHDEDVYPQECGEYPGHNLKLGQQTECERVENAFGGERLLDEEPPGGLSGLLLGPQAIGQKLFVYPDPATLEGVISRLVAGELTDDDGARFVAAAVAGRPGTTETNRETYETVLDEGSDADSWVGRSITDWEAMAENEEPDPSIATRVEDERGAPPTPGW, from the coding sequence ATGGAAGTGAACTGCGAAGGCTGTGCCGGATGCTGTATCGACTGGCGCGCCATCGCACCCGCCGCCTCCGACCACGAGCGCCGCGGGCCGCGGAAACCGCTCGACGGGAGTTACAATCTCGTTCCACTCACGCGCGAAGACGTGACTTCCTTCCTCGACGCGGGACTCGCAGATGCTCTGACGCCGCGACTGTGGGCGGACGAGTCGGGCAAGAAAGCACAATCGAGCGTCGAAATCGACGGCGTCGAACTCGCCGCAATCGACGGCAAACCCGTCTTTTTCGTGGGAATTCGCAAACCGCCGAAACCGGTCGCCCCGTTCGAAACCGAACCCATGTGGCTTCCGACGTGCGCCTTTCTCGACCCGAAAACGCTCCAATGTCGGATTCACGACGAGGACGTGTATCCGCAAGAGTGTGGAGAGTATCCCGGCCATAACCTGAAACTCGGTCAACAGACTGAATGCGAGCGAGTTGAGAACGCGTTCGGCGGCGAGCGACTGCTGGACGAGGAACCGCCGGGGGGGCTTTCCGGACTCCTGCTCGGGCCGCAGGCAATCGGTCAGAAACTCTTCGTCTATCCCGACCCAGCGACGTTGGAGGGTGTCATCTCTCGTCTGGTCGCGGGCGAACTGACCGACGACGACGGCGCTCGATTCGTCGCCGCCGCCGTCGCGGGACGCCCCGGAACGACCGAAACGAACCGCGAAACGTACGAAACCGTGTTGGACGAGGGTAGCGATGCGGATTCGTGGGTTGGACGTTCGATTACCGACTGGGAAGCGATGGCGGAAAACGAGGAACCAGACCCGTCGATAGCCACGCGAGTCGAGGATGAACGCGGCGCACCGCCCACTCCCGGTTGGTGA
- a CDS encoding DUF5786 family protein, whose translation MSMGAYDEEEHERRERKNSTVDTDFDDVRSDYHGTVEYDSGDSAEDLLKQFEKIKSQ comes from the coding sequence ATGTCAATGGGTGCCTATGACGAAGAAGAACACGAGCGCCGTGAACGTAAAAACAGTACCGTGGACACGGATTTCGACGACGTACGCTCCGACTATCACGGCACTGTTGAGTACGACTCCGGCGACTCGGCGGAGGATTTGCTGAAGCAGTTCGAGAAGATAAAATCGCAGTAG
- a CDS encoding DUF5784 family protein yields the protein MASPLRFRRSQERWDDDRINEELYSHLDSNLGARSLTPHYSTPNGFEARRFEMDNGDMALFVWNDDTAYWLGNTETPPALWRTSKYTFDEIPYRIARWGQRELLADLAVESPWLAKYDYISWFFLPVFFSKDGRETSRAFFRKYAAGFPDATRDEALSFYERFLQTGALDDYRYTMASKLGTSQYFDKNRMSSTMSEFTVAKLLTDAGYDVVPEIEVTTGHSLDFRAEPKHDKTGHEHGQSPLVEVTRPQPPTQRAASTPVAALRETAETKSNGQLNEHGGGAVLFVDCSGFRDDEWSAVIGEQPDVRHRPAVVFRARPDGHVEGYRKGSPPLHLDGAVQWQTG from the coding sequence GTGGCAAGCCCGCTCCGCTTTCGCCGCTCTCAGGAGCGGTGGGACGACGACCGCATCAACGAGGAGTTGTATTCTCACCTCGATTCGAATCTCGGCGCACGCTCGCTGACGCCGCATTACTCTACACCGAACGGCTTCGAGGCCCGTCGATTCGAGATGGACAACGGCGATATGGCATTATTCGTGTGGAACGACGACACCGCGTACTGGCTTGGCAACACGGAAACGCCGCCAGCACTCTGGCGCACGTCGAAATACACCTTCGACGAGATTCCGTATCGAATCGCCCGCTGGGGACAGCGCGAACTGCTCGCAGACCTCGCCGTCGAATCGCCGTGGTTGGCGAAATACGACTACATCTCGTGGTTTTTCCTCCCCGTGTTCTTTTCCAAAGACGGACGTGAAACGTCACGGGCCTTCTTCCGCAAGTACGCCGCCGGATTTCCGGATGCGACGCGGGACGAGGCGCTCTCGTTTTACGAACGATTTCTCCAAACTGGTGCCTTGGACGACTACCGATACACGATGGCGTCGAAACTCGGCACCAGCCAGTACTTCGATAAAAACCGGATGAGTTCTACGATGAGCGAGTTCACCGTCGCAAAACTGCTGACCGACGCGGGCTACGATGTCGTCCCCGAAATCGAGGTGACGACGGGCCACTCCCTCGACTTCCGCGCCGAACCGAAACACGACAAAACCGGTCACGAACACGGACAGTCGCCGCTCGTGGAAGTCACGCGGCCACAGCCACCAACCCAGCGGGCGGCGAGTACGCCGGTCGCGGCCCTCCGGGAGACGGCGGAGACGAAATCCAACGGCCAGTTGAACGAACACGGCGGCGGCGCGGTGCTGTTCGTGGACTGCTCCGGCTTTCGGGACGACGAGTGGTCTGCCGTCATCGGCGAACAACCCGACGTTCGGCATCGCCCTGCCGTCGTTTTCCGCGCCCGGCCGGACGGCCACGTCGAAGGCTATCGGAAGGGGTCACCGCCGTTGCATCTCGACGGGGCGGTTCAGTGGCAAACGGGGTAA
- a CDS encoding DUF5789 family protein — protein MTLKQANQLLDSYQYPASAEQLIAAHGDYVIDLPNGTETLEEVLRRAGDETYDSSHQARDAMYGAVSSKAIGRRHYSDRDPTTMGTNGPEQISF, from the coding sequence ATGACGCTAAAACAGGCAAACCAGTTGCTCGATTCGTACCAGTATCCGGCCAGTGCGGAGCAACTCATCGCCGCCCACGGTGACTACGTTATCGACCTCCCGAACGGCACCGAAACGCTCGAAGAAGTGCTGCGCCGCGCCGGAGACGAGACGTATGACTCCTCGCACCAAGCCCGCGACGCGATGTACGGTGCCGTCAGCAGCAAAGCAATCGGGCGCAGACATTACAGCGACCGCGACCCGACGACGATGGGGACGAACGGGCCAGAACAGATTTCGTTCTGA
- a CDS encoding PHP domain-containing protein has product MSVFADLHVHTTNSDGSMELPEVPAVARSADVSVVAITDHDRLHPDLPTPVTVIEGVTIVHGIELRAEAPDGQHVDLLGYGVYPTPELVAELERLQADRMERGQAIIDCVEDHLGIDLDLESREGLGRPHIARAIDASSGTEHDFNSAFAEVIGTDEPCYVARDVPSFEDAVSLLSESSGLVGLAHPFRYADPTSALALTSELDAVERYYPYGRKVDPRPIERAIADNNLVPTGGSDVHEDVLGEAGLSKEEYRHFRSAVTL; this is encoded by the coding sequence ATGAGTGTTTTCGCGGATCTCCACGTTCACACGACCAACTCGGACGGGTCGATGGAACTCCCGGAGGTTCCCGCAGTCGCGCGATCTGCCGACGTGTCCGTCGTCGCAATCACCGACCACGACCGACTCCACCCCGACCTGCCGACGCCCGTGACCGTCATCGAAGGCGTGACCATCGTACACGGTATCGAACTGCGGGCCGAAGCGCCCGACGGCCAGCACGTCGATTTGCTCGGCTACGGCGTCTATCCGACGCCGGAACTCGTCGCCGAACTGGAGCGTCTGCAAGCGGACAGGATGGAACGCGGACAGGCCATCATCGACTGCGTCGAAGACCACCTCGGAATCGACCTCGATTTGGAATCGCGCGAGGGGTTGGGTCGGCCGCACATCGCACGGGCAATCGACGCCAGTTCCGGCACGGAACACGATTTCAACAGCGCCTTTGCCGAAGTTATCGGCACGGATGAACCGTGCTATGTCGCCCGCGACGTCCCGAGTTTCGAGGACGCCGTCTCCCTGCTCTCCGAATCGAGTGGCTTGGTCGGTCTGGCACATCCATTCCGGTACGCAGACCCCACGTCCGCGCTCGCGTTGACGAGCGAACTCGATGCTGTGGAGCGATACTATCCCTACGGGCGCAAGGTAGACCCCAGACCAATCGAGCGCGCAATCGCCGACAACAACCTCGTTCCAACCGGCGGGAGCGATGTTCACGAAGACGTGCTCGGGGAGGCGGGATTGTCGAAGGAGGAGTATCGACATTTCCGCAGTGCAGTGACGCTCTGA
- a CDS encoding DUF6757 family protein: MQCHYCDRTATFAPEMGGVQVGLCDTHFRERFESFAESDALESLQRDLDAEKSE, from the coding sequence ATGCAGTGTCATTACTGCGACCGGACGGCGACGTTCGCACCGGAAATGGGCGGCGTGCAGGTCGGCCTCTGCGATACTCACTTCCGCGAGCGATTCGAGAGCTTCGCAGAGTCCGACGCACTGGAGTCTCTACAACGGGACTTGGATGCCGAGAAGTCGGAATAA
- a CDS encoding 4Fe-4S dicluster domain-containing protein, whose protein sequence is MAIDPQFHENREKVDDHDGHDVWGPVDEPDKLGIHGTHVAVDFDLCIADGACLEDCPVDVFEWVDTPGHPESEEKADPANEAQCIDCMLCVDVCPVDAIDVDAGRV, encoded by the coding sequence ATGGCTATCGACCCACAGTTCCACGAAAACCGCGAAAAGGTAGACGACCACGACGGCCACGACGTATGGGGGCCAGTGGACGAACCGGACAAACTCGGCATCCACGGCACCCACGTCGCGGTTGACTTCGACCTCTGCATCGCAGACGGTGCCTGTCTCGAAGACTGTCCCGTGGACGTGTTCGAATGGGTAGACACGCCAGGACACCCAGAAAGCGAGGAGAAAGCAGACCCGGCAAACGAAGCCCAATGTATCGACTGCATGCTTTGCGTGGACGTGTGCCCAGTTGATGCCATCGACGTTGACGCCGGACGAGTCTGA
- a CDS encoding cupin domain-containing protein: MQKVTIEDVDSRMSAADVRRGLSDGLGSTDLAINYYELAPGDSFAFGYHAHVRQEEVFYIQSGSVTFETETGDVAVEDGEIVRFAPGEFQCGVNEGDERVVALALGAPQDSELDEMRRDCKECGEQTPNTLEMADRGEELVTYCLDCGAETGRFD; this comes from the coding sequence ATGCAGAAAGTCACCATCGAGGACGTGGATTCCCGAATGAGCGCGGCGGACGTTCGTCGAGGTCTCTCCGACGGCCTCGGGTCGACGGATTTGGCCATCAACTACTACGAACTCGCCCCCGGCGACAGTTTTGCGTTCGGCTATCACGCCCACGTCAGACAAGAAGAAGTATTCTACATCCAATCGGGTTCGGTGACGTTCGAAACGGAAACCGGCGACGTGGCGGTCGAAGACGGAGAAATCGTTCGGTTCGCTCCCGGCGAGTTCCAGTGCGGGGTGAACGAGGGCGACGAGCGTGTGGTGGCCTTGGCACTCGGCGCACCACAGGATTCCGAACTGGACGAAATGCGACGTGATTGCAAGGAGTGTGGAGAGCAAACCCCGAACACGCTCGAAATGGCCGACAGAGGCGAGGAACTCGTGACCTACTGTCTCGACTGTGGAGCGGAAACCGGACGGTTCGATTAG
- a CDS encoding cupin domain-containing protein, with protein MEKTTIDDVDGFMSAASVTRPVGKALGTSDMAINYYELAPGDSFSPGLHTHFDQEEVFYVQSGTATFETKEEDVVVEAGEIVRFAPGDYQRGHNHGDERVVALALGAPEESESGELLRDCPECGEQTQHWMRIPDEKNVVEVYCLTCDTVTGTMD; from the coding sequence ATGGAGAAAACCACGATTGACGATGTGGACGGCTTCATGAGCGCGGCGTCGGTCACCCGTCCGGTCGGGAAGGCGCTTGGAACGAGCGATATGGCTATCAACTACTACGAACTCGCGCCGGGTGATAGCTTCTCGCCCGGTCTGCACACCCACTTCGACCAAGAGGAGGTGTTTTACGTCCAGTCCGGAACTGCGACGTTCGAGACGAAAGAGGAGGACGTGGTCGTTGAAGCGGGTGAAATCGTCCGATTCGCGCCCGGCGATTACCAGCGCGGACACAACCATGGCGACGAGCGCGTGGTGGCCTTGGCTCTTGGCGCACCCGAAGAGAGCGAATCGGGTGAACTCCTGCGTGACTGTCCCGAATGTGGCGAACAGACACAGCATTGGATGCGAATCCCGGACGAGAAGAACGTCGTTGAAGTGTACTGTCTCACTTGCGACACTGTGACCGGGACGATGGACTGA